In Nocardioides marinus, one DNA window encodes the following:
- a CDS encoding DUF4229 domain-containing protein yields the protein MKEFLVYTALRILLFLAALGVVLGLWVLVAGEANLLAGFVIALLISGVGSYVLLNGPREALARKVDERARAATSRFEEMKSREDAD from the coding sequence GTGAAGGAGTTCCTCGTCTACACCGCGCTGCGCATCCTGCTCTTCCTCGCCGCGCTCGGCGTCGTGCTGGGCCTGTGGGTGCTGGTCGCCGGGGAGGCCAACCTGCTGGCGGGCTTCGTCATCGCGCTGCTGATCAGCGGGGTCGGCTCCTACGTGCTGCTCAACGGCCCCCGCGAGGCGCTGGCCCGCAAGGTCGACGAGCGGGCCCGGGCGGCCACCAGCCGCTTCGAGGAGATGAAGTCCCGGGAGGACGCGGACTGA
- the ccsB gene encoding c-type cytochrome biogenesis protein CcsB, with protein sequence MSQTAWEALSNQAVAAAGVVYFLALLSHLAEWALLRSVPAGSQRGQMTARETVSVGAGAPPAPEPEVDARTTERVEMAGRLGLLLTCLAVAVHLVALVGRGMAAEPHRVPWGNMYEFTLSGTFVVAALYLLLRRRFGLAWMAPIVVTVVLTLLMVAVIWLYQPVGPLREALNSYWLVIHVVSAIIATGAFTLGGIASALFLLKERAERRGTVGGYLGRVPSPAALDRVSYRMHAFGFPVWTFAVLITGPIWAHEAWASYWSWDPKEVWAFITWVVYAAYLHARATAGWKGRNAALLALLGMATLWFNFIGINYFSTSSMHSYADAPAVSPLHPGS encoded by the coding sequence ATGAGTCAGACCGCCTGGGAGGCGCTCTCCAACCAGGCCGTGGCGGCCGCGGGGGTGGTCTACTTCCTCGCCCTGCTCTCGCACCTGGCGGAGTGGGCGCTGCTGCGCTCGGTGCCGGCCGGCAGCCAGCGGGGCCAGATGACCGCTCGCGAGACGGTCAGCGTCGGGGCCGGCGCCCCGCCGGCCCCCGAGCCGGAGGTCGACGCGCGCACCACCGAGCGCGTCGAGATGGCCGGACGCCTCGGGCTGCTGCTCACCTGCCTGGCCGTGGCCGTCCACCTGGTCGCCCTGGTCGGACGCGGGATGGCCGCCGAGCCGCACCGCGTGCCCTGGGGCAACATGTACGAGTTCACGCTGTCGGGGACCTTCGTCGTCGCCGCGCTCTACCTGCTGCTGCGCCGCCGCTTCGGCCTGGCCTGGATGGCGCCCATCGTCGTCACCGTCGTCCTGACCCTGCTGATGGTGGCCGTGATCTGGCTCTACCAGCCGGTCGGGCCGCTGCGGGAGGCGCTGAACTCCTACTGGCTGGTCATCCACGTCGTCTCCGCCATCATCGCCACCGGTGCCTTCACCCTCGGTGGGATCGCCTCCGCGCTGTTCCTGCTCAAGGAGCGCGCCGAGCGGCGCGGCACGGTCGGGGGCTACCTCGGTCGCGTCCCGAGCCCCGCGGCCCTGGACCGGGTGTCCTACCGGATGCACGCCTTCGGCTTCCCGGTGTGGACCTTCGCGGTGCTGATCACCGGGCCGATCTGGGCGCACGAGGCCTGGGCGTCGTACTGGTCCTGGGACCCCAAGGAGGTCTGGGCCTTCATCACCTGGGTCGTCTACGCCGCCTACCTGCACGCCCGCGCCACCGCCGGCTGGAAGGGCCGCAACGCCGCGCTGCTCGCGCTGCTGGGGATGGCGACGCTGTGGTTCAACTTCATCGGGATCAACTACTTCTCGACCTCCTCGATGCACTCCTACGCCGACGCCCCCGCGGTGTCCCCGCTCCACCCCGGCTCCTAG
- a CDS encoding PAS domain-containing sensor histidine kinase, producing the protein MSQHAHAPHAALHAGPTAGPVPPVDQPLDALLDGLVVVSATGLVLQANRAARESYGLHPFRSLPGVLAHRWLQAQAASYGERQAGDVALPGPAGEVVVSVTATRLADAGRTVLVLRDVTDEREQVDALSAFAGVVAHDLRGPIAAMVGWSETALDRLLEGPVADPVEVAALVSRLHHGAQRLDRMVANLLLHATCRDRTLHAAPVDLEAVVEEVADARDVRRWVELREVPKVNGDAPMLQHLMDNLVGNAVKFVAAGVEPHVVVGGVLEGPDVTVTVTDNGIGIPAGMREQVFQRFERVPGTGLGGTGMGLSICRTIVQRHGGAIRVDDGPDGVGARFTVRLPAAA; encoded by the coding sequence ATGTCCCAGCACGCCCACGCCCCCCACGCCGCCCTGCACGCCGGCCCCACCGCCGGCCCGGTGCCGCCGGTCGACCAGCCGCTCGACGCGCTGCTCGACGGGCTGGTCGTCGTGTCCGCGACCGGGCTGGTGCTTCAGGCCAACCGGGCCGCGCGGGAGTCCTACGGCCTGCACCCCTTCCGCAGCCTCCCGGGTGTGCTGGCGCACCGGTGGTTGCAGGCCCAGGCGGCGTCGTACGGCGAACGACAGGCCGGTGACGTGGCCCTGCCCGGGCCAGCGGGGGAGGTCGTGGTGTCGGTGACCGCGACCCGGCTGGCCGACGCCGGACGCACGGTGCTGGTGCTGCGCGACGTCACCGACGAGCGCGAGCAGGTCGATGCGCTGTCCGCGTTCGCGGGGGTGGTCGCGCACGACCTGCGCGGGCCGATCGCGGCGATGGTCGGCTGGTCCGAGACCGCCCTGGACCGCCTGCTCGAGGGGCCCGTCGCGGACCCCGTCGAGGTGGCCGCCCTGGTCTCGCGGCTCCACCACGGTGCCCAGCGGCTGGACCGGATGGTGGCCAACCTGCTGCTGCACGCCACCTGCCGGGACCGCACGCTGCACGCGGCCCCGGTCGACCTCGAGGCCGTGGTGGAGGAGGTCGCCGACGCCCGCGACGTACGCCGCTGGGTCGAGCTGCGCGAGGTCCCGAAGGTCAACGGGGACGCCCCGATGCTCCAGCACCTCATGGACAACCTCGTGGGCAACGCGGTGAAGTTCGTGGCCGCGGGCGTCGAGCCGCACGTGGTGGTCGGCGGGGTCCTGGAGGGCCCCGACGTCACGGTGACGGTCACCGACAACGGCATCGGGATCCCGGCGGGGATGCGCGAGCAGGTCTTCCAGCGCTTCGAGCGGGTGCCGGGGACCGGGCTCGGCGGGACCGGGATGGGGCTGTCGATCTGCCGCACGATCGTCCAGCGCCACGGTGGCGCGATCCGCGTCGACGACGGCCCCGACGGGGTCGGGGCGCGGTTCACCGTGCGGCTGCCGGCCGCCGCCTGA
- a CDS encoding 1,4-dihydroxy-2-naphthoate polyprenyltransferase codes for MATPGQWLAGARPRTLPAAVSPVLAGTAVAAYVDEPVWWRAALALVVSLALQVGVNYANDYSDGIRGTDEDRVGPMRLVGSGAAPAAAVKRAAFLAFGVAGVAGLVLAAATAWWLLAVGAVCVLAAWFYTGGSRPYGYLGLGEVMVFVFFGLVAVVGTTYVQTRTWEPAALWAAVGIGALACAILVVNNLRDIPTDTLAGKRTLAVKLGDRGTRALYAGLVAAAGVAVVALAATTTWWALLGLGFLAPSVPGLRTVLGGATGPALVPVLQSTGVAQLVWAVLSGVPLFLA; via the coding sequence GGGCACGGCCGTGGCGGCGTACGTCGACGAGCCGGTGTGGTGGCGAGCGGCGCTGGCCCTGGTGGTCAGCCTGGCGCTGCAGGTCGGCGTCAACTACGCCAACGACTACTCCGACGGCATCCGCGGCACCGACGAGGACCGGGTCGGCCCGATGCGGCTGGTGGGCTCGGGCGCCGCGCCCGCCGCGGCGGTGAAGCGGGCGGCGTTCCTGGCCTTCGGCGTCGCCGGCGTGGCGGGCCTCGTGCTGGCCGCCGCCACCGCGTGGTGGCTGCTAGCCGTGGGCGCGGTCTGCGTGCTGGCCGCGTGGTTCTACACCGGCGGCTCCAGGCCCTACGGCTACCTCGGGCTCGGCGAGGTGATGGTCTTCGTCTTCTTCGGCCTGGTCGCCGTCGTCGGCACGACCTACGTCCAGACCCGCACCTGGGAGCCGGCCGCGCTCTGGGCCGCCGTCGGCATCGGCGCGCTGGCCTGCGCGATCCTCGTGGTCAACAACCTGCGCGACATCCCCACCGACACCCTGGCCGGCAAGCGCACGCTGGCGGTCAAGCTCGGTGACCGCGGCACCCGGGCGCTGTACGCCGGTCTGGTCGCCGCGGCCGGGGTCGCCGTCGTCGCCCTCGCCGCGACGACCACGTGGTGGGCGCTGCTCGGGCTGGGGTTCCTGGCGCCCTCGGTGCCGGGGCTGCGGACCGTGCTCGGTGGCGCGACGGGACCGGCGCTGGTGCCGGTGCTGCAGTCGACCGGGGTCGCCCAGCTGGTGTGGGCGGTGCTCAGCGGCGTACCGCTGTTCCTGGCCTGA
- the resB gene encoding cytochrome c biogenesis protein ResB, translating to MSEQPTPRSSRRPGELTARELGRYVWRQLTSMRTALVLLLLLALAAVPGSVIPQESVDSFGARQWKDQHESLTPIYERLGLFDVYGSVWFAAVYVLLMVSLIGCILPRTSHYWRAARAVPPRAPRHLTRLPDHAAYDVEAGPEQVLEVARAELRRRRYRLRPAPADAAGPDAEREAGTVAAERGYLREAGNLLFHLSVIVVLVGFAMGGMFGYKGGVIVVQGAGFSNNLTQYDDFVPGSFFSADELEPFSFDVDSFDVEWLSEGAGQGMARAFEAGLTYRTAPGEPEQTYDLRVNHPLRIGDSEVFLVGHGYAPVVTVRGGDGEVAYSGPTVFLPQDATFFSFGVVKALAAEPEAIGLEGFFYPFFASIEGDPFNVMGDARNPVVSMNVYVGDLGLEDGESQSVYILDKEDATQLENDEGRPLRLDLAVGDTAELPDGLGSVTFEGVEPWVRVQVSQTPGKRIALGGVVLALIGLCGSLFIRPRRVWLRVVPHEDGEGSYVELAALDRSGGGDTAVVVDDLRLAIVEALDRAQEDTR from the coding sequence GTGAGCGAGCAGCCCACCCCGCGCTCCTCCCGGCGCCCCGGCGAGCTGACCGCGCGCGAGCTCGGTCGCTACGTGTGGCGACAGCTCACCTCCATGCGCACCGCGCTGGTGCTGCTCCTGCTGCTCGCGCTCGCGGCCGTGCCGGGCTCGGTCATCCCCCAGGAGAGCGTCGACTCCTTCGGCGCGCGCCAGTGGAAGGACCAGCACGAGTCCCTCACACCGATCTACGAGCGGCTCGGCCTCTTCGACGTCTACGGATCGGTCTGGTTCGCCGCCGTCTACGTGCTGCTCATGGTCAGCCTCATCGGCTGCATCCTGCCGCGCACCAGCCACTACTGGCGCGCCGCCCGCGCGGTCCCGCCCCGGGCCCCGCGTCACCTCACCCGGCTCCCCGACCATGCGGCGTACGACGTCGAGGCCGGCCCCGAGCAGGTGCTCGAGGTCGCGCGGGCCGAGCTGCGCCGCCGCCGCTACCGGCTGCGACCGGCTCCTGCCGACGCCGCGGGCCCCGACGCCGAGCGCGAGGCCGGCACCGTCGCCGCCGAGCGCGGCTACCTCCGCGAGGCCGGCAACCTGCTCTTCCACCTGTCGGTGATCGTGGTGCTGGTGGGCTTCGCGATGGGCGGGATGTTCGGCTACAAGGGCGGCGTCATCGTCGTCCAGGGCGCGGGCTTCTCCAACAACCTCACGCAGTACGACGACTTCGTCCCCGGCTCGTTCTTCTCCGCCGACGAGCTCGAGCCGTTCTCCTTCGACGTCGACTCCTTCGACGTGGAGTGGCTGAGCGAGGGCGCCGGCCAGGGCATGGCGCGCGCCTTCGAGGCCGGCCTGACCTACCGCACCGCGCCCGGCGAGCCCGAGCAGACCTACGACCTGCGGGTCAACCACCCGCTGCGGATCGGCGACAGCGAGGTGTTCCTCGTCGGCCACGGCTACGCGCCGGTGGTGACCGTGCGCGGCGGTGACGGCGAGGTCGCCTACTCCGGTCCCACGGTCTTCCTGCCCCAGGACGCCACGTTCTTCTCCTTCGGTGTGGTCAAGGCGCTCGCGGCCGAGCCCGAGGCGATCGGCCTCGAGGGCTTCTTCTACCCGTTCTTCGCCAGCATCGAGGGCGACCCGTTCAACGTCATGGGCGACGCCCGCAACCCGGTGGTCTCGATGAACGTCTACGTCGGCGACCTCGGTCTCGAGGACGGTGAGTCCCAGTCGGTCTACATCCTCGACAAGGAGGACGCGACCCAGCTGGAGAACGACGAGGGCCGCCCGCTGCGGCTCGACCTGGCCGTCGGCGACACCGCCGAGCTGCCCGACGGGCTCGGCTCGGTGACCTTCGAGGGGGTCGAGCCGTGGGTGCGCGTGCAGGTCAGCCAGACCCCGGGCAAGCGGATCGCCCTGGGCGGCGTCGTGCTCGCCCTGATCGGGCTGTGCGGGTCGCTGTTCATCCGCCCGCGGCGCGTGTGGCTTCGCGTCGTACCCCATGAGGACGGTGAGGGCTCGTACGTCGAGCTCGCCGCCCTTGACCGCTCCGGTGGCGGGGACACCGCCGTCGTCGTCGACGACCTGCGCCTGGCTATCGTGGAGGCGCTCGACCGTGCACAGGAGGACACCCGATGA